A part of Lacinutrix sp. 5H-3-7-4 genomic DNA contains:
- the ruvA gene encoding Holliday junction branch migration protein RuvA produces the protein MITHIKGKMVEKNPTDVVIDCNGVGYLLNISLNTFSQIPDQESIHLFTHLQVKEDAHSLYGFFTKGEREVFRLLISVSGIGTNTARTMLSSLTPKQIREGIATADVALIQSIKGIGAKTAQRVILDLKDKILKIYDIDEVSVNRNNTNKDEALSALEVLGFAKKQAERVVDKIVVAQPEASVEAIIKLALKNL, from the coding sequence ATGATCACACATATAAAGGGAAAAATGGTGGAAAAAAATCCAACAGATGTTGTAATAGACTGCAACGGTGTTGGATATTTATTAAATATTTCATTAAATACTTTTTCCCAAATCCCAGACCAAGAAAGCATTCATTTATTTACTCATTTGCAGGTTAAAGAAGACGCCCATAGTCTATATGGCTTCTTTACAAAAGGCGAACGTGAGGTTTTTAGATTACTAATTTCGGTTAGTGGTATTGGTACAAATACTGCTAGAACCATGCTGTCTTCATTAACACCTAAGCAAATTCGAGAAGGTATTGCTACTGCAGATGTTGCTTTAATACAATCTATTAAAGGTATTGGAGCAAAAACTGCCCAACGTGTTATTTTAGATTTAAAAGACAAAATTCTTAAAATTTACGATATAGACGAAGTTTCTGTTAATAGAAACAATACCAACAAAGATGAAGCGTTATCTGCTTTAGAAGTTCTTGGTTTTGCCAAGAAACAAGCAGAACGAGTGGTCGACAAAATTGTTGTAGCTCAGCCAGAAGCTTCGGTAGAAGCCATAATTAAACTAGCTTTAAAAAATTTATAG
- a CDS encoding NADP-dependent malic enzyme translates to MSKQSKRREALVYHAKPTPGKIKVVPTKKYASQRDLALAYSPGVAEPCLEIKKDVNNVYKYTAKGNLVAVISNGTAVLGLGNIGPEASKPVMEGKGLLFKIFADIDVFDIEVDTEDVDAFIETVKNIAPTFGGINLEDIKAPEAFEIEKRLKEELDIPVMHDDQHGTAIISSAALLNALEIAEKDIKTVKVVVSGAGSAAMACVNLYVALGVKPENITMFDSEGVLHKDRTDLLDSQIKYATTIKYNSLAEAMVNSDVFLGLSVGNLVSQDMLKTMAKNPIVFAMANPDPEISYELAIDTRDDIIMATGRSDHPNQVNNVLGFPFIFRGALDVRATKINEEMKMAAVKALAKLAKESVPEQVNIAYNETRLTFGKDYIIPKPFDPRLIAEVPPAVAKAAMDSGVAKEPIVDWDKYRDSLLERLGSDNKIVRLLLNRARTNPKRVVYAEADHIDVLKAAQIVHDEGIAIPILLGRKEQIEKLKEEIEFFADVPIIDPKSDEQVEQKNKYAQVYWEQRKRRGVTLLEAQKLMRERNYFAAMMVNEGDADALISGYSRSYPQVVKPMLELIGLAPGSTRIATTNVMMTERGPMFLSDTSININPSAKDLIKIAQMTSGVVKMFGMTPVMAMTSYSNFGSSKDQTATKVREAVSYLHRRHPDLLVDGELQTDFALNSKMLQDIFPFSKLSGHKVNTLIFPNLESANITYKLLKELNKAESIGPIMMGLRKPVHILQLDASVDEIVNMTAIAVIDAQHKGKQS, encoded by the coding sequence ATGAGCAAACAAAGCAAAAGAAGAGAAGCCTTAGTATATCATGCAAAGCCTACTCCAGGAAAGATAAAAGTTGTTCCTACAAAAAAATATGCATCGCAAAGAGATTTAGCTTTAGCCTATTCTCCAGGTGTTGCAGAGCCTTGTTTAGAAATTAAAAAAGACGTAAATAACGTATATAAATATACAGCTAAAGGCAATTTAGTTGCTGTAATATCTAATGGTACAGCCGTTTTAGGATTAGGAAATATTGGTCCAGAAGCCTCTAAGCCAGTTATGGAAGGTAAAGGTTTACTGTTTAAAATTTTTGCAGATATAGATGTTTTCGATATTGAAGTAGATACAGAAGATGTTGACGCTTTTATAGAAACTGTAAAAAATATAGCACCAACATTTGGAGGTATAAACCTTGAAGATATTAAAGCACCAGAAGCTTTTGAAATTGAAAAGCGTTTAAAAGAAGAGCTTGATATTCCTGTAATGCATGACGACCAGCATGGTACAGCCATAATCTCATCGGCTGCATTATTAAATGCTTTAGAAATAGCAGAAAAAGATATAAAAACAGTAAAAGTTGTAGTATCTGGAGCAGGGTCTGCTGCAATGGCTTGTGTAAATTTATATGTTGCTTTAGGTGTTAAACCAGAAAACATAACAATGTTTGATAGTGAAGGCGTATTACATAAAGACAGGACAGATTTACTTGATAGCCAAATAAAATATGCAACAACTATTAAATACAATAGTTTAGCAGAAGCAATGGTAAATAGCGATGTGTTTTTAGGACTTTCTGTTGGTAATTTGGTGTCTCAAGACATGTTAAAAACCATGGCAAAAAATCCTATTGTTTTTGCAATGGCAAATCCAGATCCAGAAATTAGTTACGAACTAGCAATAGATACTAGGGATGATATAATTATGGCCACTGGCCGAAGCGATCACCCTAACCAAGTAAATAATGTATTAGGATTTCCGTTTATATTTCGTGGAGCATTAGATGTACGTGCCACAAAAATTAACGAAGAAATGAAAATGGCGGCAGTAAAAGCATTAGCTAAATTAGCTAAAGAATCTGTGCCAGAACAAGTAAATATTGCTTATAACGAAACAAGGTTAACTTTTGGTAAAGACTATATTATACCAAAACCTTTTGATCCAAGATTAATTGCCGAAGTTCCTCCTGCAGTAGCGAAAGCAGCTATGGATAGTGGTGTTGCAAAAGAACCAATTGTAGATTGGGATAAGTATAGAGATTCTTTATTAGAACGTTTAGGGTCAGACAATAAAATTGTAAGGTTATTATTAAATAGAGCAAGAACAAATCCAAAACGTGTTGTTTATGCAGAAGCAGACCATATAGATGTTTTAAAAGCAGCGCAAATTGTTCATGATGAAGGTATTGCAATTCCTATTTTATTAGGAAGAAAAGAGCAAATTGAAAAGCTAAAAGAAGAAATTGAATTTTTTGCAGATGTTCCTATAATAGACCCAAAATCAGATGAGCAAGTAGAGCAAAAAAATAAATATGCACAAGTATATTGGGAGCAAAGAAAACGTCGTGGAGTTACATTATTAGAAGCTCAAAAATTAATGCGTGAACGTAACTACTTTGCTGCAATGATGGTAAATGAAGGTGATGCCGATGCTTTAATATCTGGTTACTCACGTAGTTATCCACAAGTTGTAAAACCAATGTTAGAGCTTATTGGGCTTGCACCAGGATCTACAAGAATTGCAACAACAAACGTTATGATGACCGAGCGTGGACCAATGTTTTTAAGTGATACTTCAATAAATATTAATCCTTCGGCTAAGGATTTAATTAAAATTGCACAAATGACTTCTGGTGTTGTAAAAATGTTTGGTATGACGCCAGTTATGGCAATGACAAGCTATTCAAATTTTGGTTCATCTAAAGATCAAACTGCAACAAAAGTGCGTGAAGCTGTTTCTTATTTACATAGAAGACATCCAGATTTACTGGTTGATGGAGAATTACAAACAGATTTTGCATTAAATAGTAAGATGCTTCAAGACATTTTTCCGTTTTCAAAATTATCTGGGCACAAAGTGAATACATTAATATTTCCAAACTTAGAATCTGCAAATATTACTTATAAGCTTTTAAAAGAATTAAATAAAGCAGAATCTATAGGTCCAATAATGATGGGATTACGTAAACCAGTCCATATTCTTCAACTTGATGCAAGTGTAGACGAGATTGTAAACATGACTGCTATTGCTGTAATTGACGCCCAACACAAAGGAAAACAATCTTAA
- the queG gene encoding tRNA epoxyqueuosine(34) reductase QueG, giving the protein MINNKAKYTNLIKTEAKRLGFLSCGISKAEFLEAEAPRLENWLNNNMNGEMRYMENHFDKRLDPTKLVEDSKSVISLLLNYYPEETQKDSEAPKLSKYAYGNDYHHVIKSKLKTLTHYIQEEIGEVSGRAFVDSAPVLDKAWAAKSGLGWIGKHSNLLTQQVGSFYFIAELIIDLDLEYDTIVSDHCGTCTACIDACPTQAIVEPYVVDGSKCISYFTIELKDQLPNEMKGKFDSWMFGCDVCQDVCPWNKFSKAHNEPLFNPHPELLDMTKKDWEEITEDVFKKVFQKSAVKRTKFSGLTRNIKFLNE; this is encoded by the coding sequence ATGATAAACAATAAAGCTAAATACACAAACCTTATTAAAACCGAAGCCAAACGCCTCGGTTTTTTATCTTGTGGTATTAGCAAAGCCGAATTTTTAGAAGCAGAAGCACCACGTTTAGAAAACTGGCTAAATAATAATATGAATGGTGAAATGCGTTATATGGAAAACCATTTTGATAAACGCTTAGACCCAACAAAATTAGTAGAAGATTCTAAAAGTGTTATTTCTCTTTTACTAAATTACTACCCTGAAGAAACCCAAAAAGATTCTGAAGCTCCCAAGCTTTCAAAATATGCTTATGGTAACGATTATCATCATGTAATAAAATCTAAATTAAAAACACTTACACATTATATACAAGAAGAAATTGGGGAAGTAAGTGGTAGAGCTTTTGTAGACTCTGCACCAGTGTTAGATAAAGCTTGGGCAGCAAAATCTGGATTAGGCTGGATTGGTAAACATAGTAATTTATTAACCCAACAAGTAGGTTCTTTTTATTTTATAGCAGAACTAATAATAGATTTAGATTTAGAATACGATACTATAGTTTCAGACCATTGTGGAACTTGCACTGCATGCATAGACGCCTGTCCAACTCAAGCAATTGTAGAACCTTATGTGGTAGACGGTAGTAAATGTATAAGTTACTTTACAATAGAACTTAAAGACCAATTACCTAATGAGATGAAAGGTAAGTTTGATAGTTGGATGTTTGGTTGCGATGTTTGCCAGGATGTATGTCCTTGGAATAAATTTTCAAAAGCACATAATGAACCATTATTCAATCCGCATCCAGAACTGTTAGACATGACTAAAAAAGACTGGGAAGAAATTACAGAAGATGTATTTAAAAAAGTGTTTCAAAAGTCGGCAGTAAAACGAACTAAATTTTCTGGATTAACTCGAAACATTAAATTTTTAAATGAGTAG
- the ruvB gene encoding Holliday junction branch migration DNA helicase RuvB — MNENLNPSNENFSPEEFDIEKTLRPLSFDDFTGQDNVLENLQVFVQAANQRDEALDHTLFHGPPGLGKTTLANILANELNVGIKITSGPVLDKPGDLAGLLTNLDDRDVLFIDEIHRLSPIVEEYLYSAMEDFKIDIMIESGPNARTVQINLNPFTLVGATTRSGLLTAPMRARFGIQSRLQYYSTDLLSTIIQRSAQILNVPISMEAAIEIAGRSRGTPRIANALLRRVRDFAQIKGNGSIDIAIAKFSLEALNVDAYGLDEMDNKILSTIIDKFKGGPVGITTIATAVSESTETVEEVYEPFLIQQGFIMRTPRGREVTALAYEHLGKIKGPTQGGLF, encoded by the coding sequence ATGAACGAGAACTTAAATCCATCTAACGAAAACTTTTCACCCGAAGAATTTGATATCGAAAAAACATTGAGACCATTATCTTTTGATGATTTTACGGGTCAAGATAATGTTTTAGAAAACTTACAAGTTTTTGTTCAGGCAGCAAACCAAAGAGACGAAGCATTAGACCATACATTATTTCATGGACCTCCAGGTTTAGGTAAAACTACATTAGCTAATATATTAGCTAATGAACTTAATGTTGGTATTAAAATCACTTCCGGCCCAGTTTTAGATAAGCCAGGAGATTTAGCAGGACTGTTAACTAATCTAGACGATAGAGACGTTTTATTTATAGATGAAATTCATAGGTTAAGTCCTATTGTAGAAGAATATTTGTATTCTGCAATGGAAGACTTTAAAATAGATATCATGATAGAGTCTGGTCCTAACGCAAGAACAGTTCAAATAAATTTAAATCCCTTTACTTTAGTTGGAGCAACAACACGATCAGGTTTATTAACAGCGCCAATGCGTGCACGTTTTGGTATACAAAGTCGCCTACAATATTATTCAACCGATTTATTAAGTACCATTATACAACGAAGTGCACAAATTTTGAATGTACCAATATCTATGGAAGCAGCTATAGAAATAGCAGGTAGAAGTAGAGGAACACCAAGAATAGCAAATGCACTGTTAAGACGAGTGCGAGATTTTGCACAAATAAAAGGAAACGGAAGTATTGATATTGCAATAGCAAAATTTAGCTTAGAAGCATTAAATGTAGATGCTTATGGTTTAGATGAAATGGATAATAAAATACTTTCTACAATAATAGATAAATTTAAAGGAGGACCTGTTGGAATTACTACTATAGCAACCGCAGTTAGTGAAAGTACCGAAACAGTAGAAGAAGTTTACGAACCTTTTTTAATACAACAAGGCTTTATTATGCGAACACCTCGAGGAAGAGAAGTTACAGCATTAGCCTATGAGCATTTGGGTAAAATTAAAGGACCAACTCAAGGAGGTTTATTTTAA